Sequence from the Terriglobales bacterium genome:
CCAGTGGTGCTCTGATAATCGATGTTGCTGATATCAAGCTCTGACCACGTGCCCGGAAGACCGAAGATCCTGGCAAAATCATTGGCCATATTGGCGAGTTCGTCTCCGCGTCGCGGCATCACATAGCGCACCCGCACCGAAATCAGTGGTGTCGTTGCAGGCGCAACTGTCGCCAAGGGCAGATAGGTGAGACGGGCGGTGTTGCACGCACCGACGCGCACGCGCTCTGCGTATTGCGCCACGCCCAGCGTAGTGCGGCGGCAATGGGCGTCGATCAGCGCCGAGGCGGCAGCGATCCACGAACTCAGTGTGTCCGCCTCAAGCCCGTGCGCCTCATATTCCGATGGGTCGAGATACTGCATTCATGTGCTCCGGTTTCTGTTGTAGGGAGTGGTTTCGAGGTTCGGCCTGGAGGTATAGAGGAAAGGCCAGCGGTCAGGCCCCTGATGACCGCTGGCCTCGTCGGCCGACAACAGCTCTCTACCGATCGACTGTCACAGCGCAGTGCGCGTACGACGCCCCTTTCACGACCACTGCGCCGAATTTCACCACTACCATCTGTGTGGCAAGCGTTCCGGTGAGACCCAACTGGAACGCCCGGGGATTGGGATCCGTCAGCCAGTGATACTCGATCATGTCCTCGCTGACGATGTAGGCAGGCAGCACCGCGCTTCCGCTGCCAGGTACGCCGGTGTAGCCGAGCGACCACTCCGGAATGAGTGGCAGTTCGCCCGCCTGAGTGGAGAGGGTCTTCACGCGAATCCCTGCGGCAACTTCGGCTGTGGATAGAACAACGTTGAACTCTGCCTTCATTTCGCGATCGATCAGATCGAGCAATACCGGGTTGGCGTAGATCGCGGTCGGACGGACGGCATACGAGGAATTGGCCACCATCTGCGCCACCGCCGACTTCAGGCCGTCCACAATGCTGGCGGTTGTAGCGATGGTTGCGGTATTTCCGCCGGCGGTGATCTGCGCCGCCGCGCCATAGTATTGCGTCGTTGTCGGCGCGCTCAGCGAAGTGTCATTGCCATTCCACAGTGCGACATCATGGGTGCGCATCAGGCCGTCAACAGCATCGGCGAGGTCTTTGGCCTGCAGGAAGGCAAACTGGCTCTGCTGCGAGCCCACTTCTACGTCAAACAGGTTGTAGTTGATCTGCGAGACCAGCGCCTTTAATGGAACGCTGCGCTCCACGCGAGTCGGCGAGGACACGGCAGCCACGATGTTGCGGGGATCGACAAACCCGTTGGCCGGCGTTGGCGACGCGATCGCTGTCTGCTCGAAGAAGCGCGAGGGATGCCCGGTTGCCGGCACCTGGCGAATGCGCTGCCCGAATACGCCGCGGCGGCGCACGATGTCGGTGATCTCGGATTGGTAGCGATTGACCTCCACCGCGCCCGGCCCGAGAAAGTCGGCCGCCGCGTGCAGGTCCAGGAACTGTGCTTTCATGTTGTCTCCGTGAGAAGGTATGGAATCAAGTAGTAACTTGTTTGCGTTTGCCCGCGCGAGCGAGGCTCTCGGTTATTCCAATAGCCCCGCTCTGGCCATCTCCGCTTTCACCGCGATCCGCTGTTCCGGACTGAGAGACGAAAGTGCTTTGTCCAGCACTGCAGGCTCGACGACTTCCGGCACTTCATTTTTGGCCAGTAGCGAAGAGACTAGAGGCGAGAGTGTTTTGCGCGCCAAACGCGCAGCTTGAGCCTTCAGGTCGGAGTTGGCGCGCTCCAGTTCCGCTATCCGCTCTCTCCATTCGCTGTCCGGTTGCGCACGGTCACTTTCGCTACGCTCGAGCAAACGTTCGTCGATTGCCGCCACGATGCGCTCAACCTTCGCACTAAGCTCTTCCTGCTGTGCACTCAGTCGTGCTAAAGCGCTTTCGAGGGCTTCGGCAGCCGCTGCCAGGCGATCCGTGCTGGCTGTGAGTTGTTGACTGACTGGTTCGTCCATTCGATCTCCTTTGAATTTAATTGCGGGCGAGTTCAATCCAGGTGCTGCCGTAAGCCGCCTTGTCGGCCCACAGTACTGCTGCCCCCGTGAACGTGAATTGCGTCACTACCCAAACGTCGGCCCGCAGGTCCGCCACCCGGGCTTCGGCGATCTCGTACGACATGCCCAAACGGCGAATTGATTCGCCGGCTAGGTTTATGTTGGTCTTGCTGGAAACACCACGAGCGCGGAGCAATCGCGCGTTTAAGGCCGGCGTGTCATGGTCCGACGGAAGATTGATCGCAACTGCACGCGGTGATGCTACTGGCCCGAGCTCTCGATCTCTTTCGCCAGCTCCTGCTTTCCCGGATTGCAGCTTGATTTCTTTCACGATGTCTGGAAAGTCGCGCGCAAACAGATAACCTTCTACCTGCAACGACGCCCGCCTTCCGACCGCTCTTCTGCCGCTCGTCGCCAGCGACAACACCTCCGCGCCAGTAATGACTCCGACCTTCCGGCGTGCATCGTGCCGGTCCAGTGAAGGCGAGTAGTCCAGTCCCATGCCGAGCAGTGACGGCAAAGCTTCATCCACCGCAGCCCGCGTGAGCAGCACACGATGTCCACGCGCTCCCGACGGCGGCTTATCCGAAGGAATATCCACCATGGTGAGCGCGCCACGGAATGGCACCCGGTTGGGGTGGCCATCCACTCGCGGCAGGTCAATTGCCATCGATTGCAGATCGAATTCCATGTGTCCTTGGTACTGCCTGGAGTGTGAGGTTTCTTCTGCCCGCGAAGATCAGGCTGAACGAGTTGGCAGCGGTGCCAGACCCCTCATGTCTCGTACTTCGTTCACCGTAAGCACGCCATTGCGCAGCAGGATCTCGTCAATTTCTGCTTGCTCGCGGGCATTGGTCGTGTCCAAGTCGGTGAAGGCAAATTCCAGATCATTCCATCCCAGCTTCTTGCTGATCACATCGCGCGTGATGTGTTCCGCGAACAAACGAGCGGAGGGAACAACCGCGTTCTGAAAAGCATCGTTGGAGAGCTGCCCCGCCGTGGAGCGGTTCACATCGTGCTCCAATCCCAGAAACATCGGTGGCAGGTCGAAAGCATCAGCGATGACGCGCAACAAAAAGGACTGCCATTCCAGACGCAGATCGGCATCGGTGCCTCCGCCGAACCGCAGCACCTCGGGCTTCTGCTCGACCGACAGAATCGGAACTCGCCCCGTGCCTTCAATCTCGTCTTGCCACCAGCGGATCAGGCGTTCATGATGCGACGGCGTCAGATCCTGCAGCCACAGTGCGTACTGCACTACGGTGTTGCTCGCCAGCCTGGCGGCGTAACGATGAGCGCCCAGAAATTCGTTGATCGTTTCAAACGCCACCTCTACCCGGCCCAGTCCGAATGGAGTGTGAGTTCGGGGATTCAGCCGCACATACATCAGGTCTTCGTCGTTCAGAACGATGTTGCCTTCCGGACCGTAGCGGCCGGTCACCTGAACATAACGCGGCGAGTTCGGCTGACCGTCCCAGTCGGAACGCATGCGAATGGTCGCGCCATCCACCGGCCACAAGACCACCGGGCGATTGGGGTCAGCTGTGGCCACAATCTCCGCCGCTCCGAACCCACCCACGATGATGTCTTCCAGCACCTGTTCCGCGAAGGAACGAAAGGAATCGTCCGGATTGGGCGCTTCGAGCGCCTCCGTCAGCGCCTGAACTCGCTCAGGACCCGCAGGTAATTCGGACAACGCGCGTCCCTTGCGCGGCTGCACTCTCCAGTGCATGCCAGCAATGCGGTCCTTGATCGTATTAATCGCCTTGCGCGCCACCGGCGTCTCAGCAAACTTGCGCAGGTTCGAAGGCGTGGGCTTGGGCAGCGCGTTTGTCGGCGTTGCATAGGTTGTAAGGATTGAGGGCAGGGCAATGGTGCGCCGCTTTTCAGGTTTGGCGGCGAGCGCACCTCCGCCCAGCCGGCGCAGGGCGCCGAACAATCCGTCTTTGATGTTCATGATTTGTTTTTGAACCTGTTTGTGGTGCGTTACGACGAGGTACAAAGCAAGCTAAGCGTGCATGTCGATGCGTATCTTCTCCGCGATCTCTGGCAATGATTCGGTGGTCGCCAGCACTATGCCTGCGCTCTCCATCTTCTTCAGTGCGAATCGCGTTTCCGAATCCGAGCGATCCAAAGTCTCGACAATCGCGGTCAACTCGCTGCTGGCATTCTCCAACCGCTGGATTCCGGCCTGAATCTCCGGATAAGTGA
This genomic interval carries:
- a CDS encoding phage portal protein; the encoded protein is MNIKDGLFGALRRLGGGALAAKPEKRRTIALPSILTTYATPTNALPKPTPSNLRKFAETPVARKAINTIKDRIAGMHWRVQPRKGRALSELPAGPERVQALTEALEAPNPDDSFRSFAEQVLEDIIVGGFGAAEIVATADPNRPVVLWPVDGATIRMRSDWDGQPNSPRYVQVTGRYGPEGNIVLNDEDLMYVRLNPRTHTPFGLGRVEVAFETINEFLGAHRYAARLASNTVVQYALWLQDLTPSHHERLIRWWQDEIEGTGRVPILSVEQKPEVLRFGGGTDADLRLEWQSFLLRVIADAFDLPPMFLGLEHDVNRSTAGQLSNDAFQNAVVPSARLFAEHITRDVISKKLGWNDLEFAFTDLDTTNAREQAEIDEILLRNGVLTVNEVRDMRGLAPLPTRSA